In a single window of the Drosophila subpulchrella strain 33 F10 #4 breed RU33 chromosome X, RU_Dsub_v1.1 Primary Assembly, whole genome shotgun sequence genome:
- the LOC119558117 gene encoding glutamate receptor ionotropic, kainate 2 gives MDLLLVMVLLFTFNLANSEDLKITFWVEPVQRADFDADMLVVLKELDALRLDVKVADTSLTLTRSEDGLDMERFCEILSTVGTSAVIDLTYRHWEEGYNLVRSLGIGYVRLERIMRPFLDMFGDFMRQKRANNVAMVFMNARDAGEAMQQMLIGYPFRTIILDASQTDPGQNFLERIRSLRPPPTYVALFARAAAMNGIFDKVQKAGLFQRPLEWHFVFLDTRDRVFKYRRQAELCTRFTLSPRAICRSMPMPDLYCGSGFTIQRAMLLNVLRSLINAAQVSHLYPSAIYRDCNATASSSEAGDSLEDDYNWLDMVHWSNFLTYASPPPRVQDPSQSPVPGLTFAVNISAGYYSSEHEAKTDLAAWSSVAEMRLLNETISPAKRFFRIGTAESIPWSYLRRNERTGELLRDRSGSPIWEGYCIDFIIRLSQKLNFEYEIVAPQVGHMGEVNERGEWDGVVGDLIRGETDFAIAALKMYSEREEVIDFLPPYYEQTGISIAIRKPVRRTSLFKFMTVLRVEVWLSIVAALVGTAIMIWFMDKYSPYSSRNNRQAYPYACREFTLRESFWFALTSFTPQGGGEAPKAISGRMLVAAYWLFVVLMLATFTANLAAFLTVERMQTPVQSLEQLARQSRINYTVVKDSDTHQYFVNMKFAEDTLYRMWKELALNASKDFKKFRIWDYPIKEQYGHILLAINSSQPVADAREGFANVDAHENADYAFIHDSAEIKYEITRNCNLTEVGEVFAEQPYAVAVQQGSHLGDELSYAILELQKDRFFEELKAKFWNQSNLHNCPLSEDQEGITLESLGGVFIATLFGLILAMMTLGMEVMYYKKKQNTLEITQVRPVGESSSSSTAPPTATSTTKQAWHIPVPEDDEKPEKKVSPPPSFEAATFRGKKLPARITLGDGKFKPRQGLYSRRNLGASDSQGGYME, from the exons ATGGATCTGCTACTGGTAATGGTACTTCTTTTCACATTTAACTTGGCCAACTCGGAGGATCTGAAGATTA CCTTTTGGGTAGAGCCCGTTCAGCGGGCTGATTTCGATGCGGATATGCTGGTGGTTCTGAAGGAACTGGACGCACTGCGTCTGGATGTTAAAGTGGCCGATACCTCCTTGACGCTGACCCGCTCCGAAGATGGTCTGGACATGGAGAGGT TCTGTGAAATTCTGTCCACTGTCGGCACTAGCGCCGTGATTGACCTCACCTACCGCCACTGGGAGGAAGGCTACAACCTAGTCCGATCCCTGGGCATTGGCTATGTGCGTCTGGAGCGGATCATGCGGCCCTTTCTGGACATGTTCGGTGACTTTATGCGCCAGAAGCGGGCCAACAACGTGGCCATGGTCTTCATGAATGCCCGCGACGCCGGCGAGGCCATGCAGCAGATGCTAATCGGCTACCCCTTCCGCACGATCATCCTGGACGCCAGCCAGACCGATCCTGGCCAGAATTTCCTCGAACGCATCCGCTCGCTGCGTCCGCCGCCCACTTATGTGGCTTTATTTGCTCGTGCAGCCGCCATGAACGGAATTTTCGACAAG GTGCAAAAGGCGGGACTGTTCCAGCGTCCTTTGGAGTGGCACTTCGTGTTCCTGGACACCCGGGATCGGGTATTCAAATACAGACGACAAGCGGAACTCTGCACCCGGTTCACATTGAGTCCTCGAGCGATCTGCCGATCGATGCCCATGCCGGATCTTTATTGTGGAAGCGGATTCACG ATTCAGCGCGCCATGCTGCTGAATGTGCTGCGCAGCCTGATCAACGCGGCGCAGGTGAGTCACCTGTACCCGTCGGCCATTTACCGGGACTGCAATGCCACGGCCTCCTCGTCGGAGGCGGGGGATTCGCTGGAGGACGACTACAACTGGCTGGACATGGTGCACTGGAGCAACTTCCTCACGTACGCCTCGCCGCCGCCACGCGTCCAGGATCCCTCCCAGAGCCCGGTGCCGGGCCTGACCTTTGCGGTCAACATATCCGCCGGCTACTACAGCTCCGAGCACGAGGCCAAGACGGATCTGGCCGCCTGGTCATCGGTGGCCGAGATGCGGCTGCTCAACGAGACGATCAGTCCGGCCAAGCGTTTCTTTCGCATCGGCACCGCCGAGAGCATCCCGTGGAGCTATCTGCGCCGGAACGAGCGCACTGGCGAACTGCTGCGTGATCGCAGTGGTTCGCCCATCTGGGAGGGCTACTGCATCGACTTCATCATCCGGCTGTCGCAGAAGCTGAACTTCGAGTACGAGATCGTGGCCCCCCAGGTGGGCCACATGGGCGAGGTGAACGAGCGGGGTGAGTGGGACGGCGTGGTGGGGGATCTGATCCGCGGTGAGACGGACTTCGCCATTGCGGCACTGAAGATGTACTCGGAGCGGGAGGAGGTGATCGACTTCCTGCCGCCGTACTACGAGCAGACGGGCATCTCGATAGCCATCCGGAAGCCGGTGCGGCGCACCTCGCTGTTCAAGTTCATGACCGTGCTGCGGGTGGAGGTCTGGCTGAGCATTGTGGCCGCCCTGGTGGGCACGGCCATAATGATTTGGTTCATGGACAAATACTCGCCGTACAGCTCGCGGAACAACCGGCAGGCCTATCCGTATGCCTGTCGGGAGTTTACGCTGCGTGAGAGCTTCTGGTTCGCCCTGACCTCCTTCACTCCGCAGGGTGGCGGCGAGGCTCCCAAGGCCATTTCCGGCCGCATGCTGGTGGCCGCCTATTGGCTCTTTGTCGTCCTCATGCTGGCCACCTTCACCGCCAATCTGGCCGCCTTCCTCACCGTCGAGCGCATGCAAACGCCCGTCCAGTCGCTGGAGCAGCTGGCCCGTCAGTCCAGGATCAATTACACCGTGGTCAAGGACTCGGATACCCATCAGTATTTCGTCAACATGAAGTTCGCCGAGGACACACTGTACCGGATGTGGAAGGAGCTGGCGCTGAATGCTAGCAAGGATTTCAAGAAGTTCCGCATCTGGGATTATCCGATCAAGGAGCAGTACGGCCACATCCTGCTGGCCATCAACAGCTCTCAGCCGGTGGCCGATGCCCGGGAGGGATTCGCCAATGTGGATGCCCACGAGAATGCCGACTATGCCTTCATCCATGACTCGGCGGAGATCAAGTACGAGATCACCCGGAACTGCAATCTCACCGAGGTGGGCGAGGTCTTTGCGGAGCAGCCATATGCCGTGGCCGTCCAGCAGGGCAGCCACCTGGGCGACGAGCTGAGCTACGCCATCCTGGAGCTGCAGAAGGATCGGTTCTTCGAGGAGCTGAAGGCCAAGTTCTGGAATCAATCGAACCTGCACAATTGCCCGCTCTCGGAGGACCAGGAGGGCATCACCCTGGAGAGCTTGGGCGGCGTCTTTATTGCCACCTTGTTTGGCCTCATCTTGGCCATGATGACGCTCGGCATGGAGGTGATGTACTACAAGAAGAAGCAGAACACCCTGGAGATAACCCAAGTGCGTCCCGTGGGGGAATCCTCATCGTCCTCGACAGCTCCGCCGACCGCCACCAGCACCACGAAGCAGGCGTGGCACATCCCCGTGCCGGAGGATGATGAGAAGCCGGAGAAGAAGGTGTCGCCGCCGCCCTCCTTCGAGGCAGCCACCTTCCGGGGCAAGAAGCTGCCGGCCAGGATCACCCTGGGCGATGGCAAGTTCAAGCCGCGGCAGGGACTCTACTCGAGGAGGAACCTGGGCGCCTCCGACTCCCAGGGGGGCTACATGGAATGA